A genome region from Streptomyces pratensis includes the following:
- a CDS encoding AMP-binding protein has protein sequence MTSTTAAFLATASAADRMAEYRRRGWWRDETFLDDLRGQARRRPRKLAIAGRRLDEARTDTLDYAELSRLTNRFAGGLLELGVKRGDVVAVQLPNRWEMVPLMFACMAVGAVICPIAPVCQAEELRHRLALTEARICVTLPDWEGYPLAETICDLSGELPLEHVVVVDGPGPEGTADFHDHFVSRHWEEQLMGDLAGRQLRPDEPFVVLFTSGTTGFSKGVVHSQNTVHSGVRGYVDTFLLRDDLVVAVTTPLVHYSGFGQGVLAGVMLGGTIAFQDGPDHVGLLDLVERYGATLLYGPPPTLSGVARAQNADPHDVSSLRHTVTGAAPVLMELVDELRETFGARTYSVWGMSEFGPVTISRLDYNQDWAAHSHGRPIDSMEIRIDLCHDPSRRASVGRLRVRGASRALGYFKQQEQFDSDLTDDGWFDTGDVAREDGRGGIRILGRSKDTILRDGIVVPIAELEAIISRHPKVVEASVVGPTGHVDDPILAVVIPADGVPPTLEEIRAHLRRADQDDRFLPDRLELTGTLPKTLTGKVRKIELRKLYAHS, from the coding sequence ATGACGTCGACCACCGCCGCCTTCCTGGCCACCGCGTCGGCCGCCGACCGCATGGCGGAGTACCGGCGGCGTGGCTGGTGGCGCGACGAGACCTTCCTCGACGACCTGCGCGGCCAGGCCCGCCGGCGGCCCCGCAAGCTCGCCATCGCGGGCCGCCGCCTGGACGAGGCCCGCACCGACACGCTCGACTACGCCGAGCTGTCCCGGCTGACCAACCGGTTCGCCGGGGGCCTGCTCGAGCTGGGCGTCAAGCGCGGGGACGTGGTCGCCGTTCAGCTGCCCAACCGCTGGGAGATGGTCCCGCTGATGTTCGCCTGCATGGCGGTCGGCGCGGTCATCTGCCCCATCGCGCCGGTCTGCCAGGCCGAGGAACTGCGCCACCGACTGGCGCTCACCGAGGCCAGAATATGCGTCACGCTCCCCGACTGGGAGGGCTACCCGCTCGCCGAGACCATCTGCGACCTCTCCGGGGAGCTGCCCCTGGAACACGTCGTGGTCGTCGACGGCCCGGGCCCCGAGGGCACGGCCGACTTCCATGACCACTTCGTCTCCCGGCACTGGGAGGAGCAGCTCATGGGTGACCTGGCGGGCCGTCAACTCCGCCCGGACGAACCGTTCGTGGTGCTCTTCACATCCGGTACGACCGGGTTCTCCAAGGGCGTGGTACACAGCCAGAACACCGTCCACTCGGGTGTACGGGGGTACGTCGACACGTTCCTGCTCCGCGACGACCTGGTGGTCGCGGTCACCACCCCGCTGGTGCACTACTCCGGCTTCGGCCAGGGTGTGCTCGCCGGAGTGATGCTGGGCGGCACCATCGCCTTCCAGGACGGCCCCGACCACGTGGGCCTGCTCGACCTGGTCGAGCGGTACGGCGCGACCCTGCTGTACGGCCCGCCGCCCACGCTCTCCGGCGTCGCACGTGCCCAGAACGCCGACCCGCACGACGTCTCCAGCCTGCGCCACACGGTCACCGGCGCAGCACCGGTGCTGATGGAGCTGGTCGACGAACTGCGCGAGACGTTCGGTGCCCGCACCTACTCGGTGTGGGGCATGTCCGAATTCGGCCCCGTCACCATCAGCCGCCTGGACTACAACCAGGACTGGGCCGCGCACAGCCACGGACGGCCGATCGACTCCATGGAGATCCGCATCGACCTGTGCCACGACCCCAGCCGGCGTGCCTCGGTGGGCCGGCTGCGGGTGCGCGGGGCGTCGCGGGCGCTGGGCTACTTCAAGCAGCAGGAGCAGTTCGACTCCGATCTCACCGACGACGGCTGGTTCGACACCGGAGACGTGGCCCGCGAGGACGGACGCGGCGGCATCCGGATCCTGGGCCGCTCCAAGGACACGATCCTGCGCGACGGGATCGTCGTCCCGATAGCGGAGCTGGAGGCGATCATCTCGCGCCACCCCAAGGTGGTCGAGGCGTCCGTCGTCGGACCCACCGGCCACGTCGACGACCCGATCCTCGCGGTCGTCATTCCGGCCGACGGCGTCCCTCCGACGCTGGAGGAGATACGCGCCCACCTGCGCCGGGCCGACCAGGACGACCGGTTCCTTCCGGACCGCCTCGAGCTGACCGGAACCCTGCCCAAGACGCTCACGGGCAAGGTCCGGAAGATCGAGCTCAGAAAGCTCTACGCACACTCCTGA
- a CDS encoding fumarylacetoacetate (FAA) hydrolase — MSILFEAEYQGRRYAGAGIPEAGRAHTLHAVEDGQLRAAFLAGGAEAALAAATSGAETVSVTPGDPGLRLLPPLLPTATNNALVNGFMGTHRSKFDHDPEPDEEFVAPNYYMKGFGSWLRVSDEPLITPADPIWLIEEPEVVLVYVNGEDGTPHYAGYTFGNDLNDIGLHLKNPWAYTPYAKLCETSVLPWLFLDEPPQKVTGRVVVERDGATAWEGPFSCGADSIFHRFEDMAEHLFSYPLLRQAGLVTYTFLGADKATYHDGFRVEDGDRMVLDVTSHGVVLANTVRYATQTATGSAGPYLPPSSRPSVSRTASR, encoded by the coding sequence ATGTCCATCCTCTTCGAAGCCGAGTACCAGGGACGTCGATACGCCGGGGCCGGAATCCCCGAGGCGGGACGGGCCCACACCCTCCACGCCGTCGAGGACGGGCAGCTGCGCGCCGCGTTCCTCGCGGGCGGTGCCGAAGCCGCGCTCGCCGCCGCCACGAGCGGAGCCGAGACCGTGTCGGTGACCCCCGGCGACCCCGGACTGAGGCTGCTCCCGCCGCTGCTGCCCACCGCCACCAACAACGCGCTGGTCAACGGATTCATGGGCACGCACCGCTCCAAGTTCGACCACGACCCCGAACCCGACGAGGAGTTCGTGGCCCCGAACTACTACATGAAGGGCTTCGGCTCCTGGCTGCGCGTGTCCGACGAGCCGCTGATCACCCCCGCCGACCCGATCTGGCTGATCGAGGAGCCCGAGGTGGTCCTGGTGTACGTCAACGGCGAGGACGGCACCCCGCACTACGCCGGCTACACCTTCGGCAACGACCTGAACGACATCGGCCTGCACCTGAAGAACCCCTGGGCGTACACCCCGTACGCCAAGCTCTGCGAGACCTCGGTGCTCCCCTGGCTGTTCCTGGACGAGCCGCCGCAGAAGGTGACGGGCCGGGTCGTCGTCGAGCGGGACGGTGCCACGGCGTGGGAGGGCCCGTTCTCCTGCGGGGCCGACTCCATCTTCCACCGGTTCGAGGACATGGCGGAGCACCTGTTCTCGTACCCCCTGCTGCGCCAGGCAGGGCTGGTCACGTACACCTTCCTGGGCGCCGACAAGGCCACCTACCACGACGGGTTCCGCGTCGAGGACGGCGACCGTATGGTCCTCGACGTGACCAGCCACGGCGTGGTCCTCGCCAACACCGTGCGGTACGCGACTCAGACCGCGACCGGCTCCGCGGGCCCGTACCTTCCACCGTCGTCGCGCCCGTCCGTGTCGCGCACGGCGTCCAGGTAG
- a CDS encoding MerR family transcriptional regulator — MRIGELSERTGTPRRLLRYYEEQGLLVPDRTPNGYRDYAERTVDRVLQIRGLLEAGLPTRAIKKILPCISDPRMIHVPDAAPETIELLERERDRMTERIRCLTRNRDAISGYLDAVRDTDGRDDGGRYGPAEPVAV; from the coding sequence ATGCGCATCGGGGAGCTGTCGGAGCGCACCGGTACCCCGCGGAGGTTGCTCCGCTACTACGAGGAGCAGGGCTTGCTGGTACCGGACCGGACGCCCAACGGTTACCGCGACTACGCGGAGCGCACGGTGGACCGGGTCCTGCAGATCCGGGGTCTGCTGGAGGCCGGACTGCCGACGCGGGCGATCAAGAAGATCCTGCCGTGCATCAGCGATCCGCGGATGATCCACGTGCCGGACGCCGCGCCGGAGACCATCGAGCTCCTGGAGCGGGAGAGGGACCGGATGACCGAGCGCATCCGGTGCCTGACCCGCAACCGGGACGCGATCTCCGGCTACCTGGACGCCGTGCGCGACACGGACGGGCGCGACGACGGTGGAAGGTACGGGCCCGCGGAGCCGGTCGCGGTCTGA
- a CDS encoding pyridoxal phosphate-dependent aminotransferase, which produces MPHPAPVTMSPTLAADEALVRRRLAGEQVLSLASGEIGLPVLPELAERLALAADHNAYGPVAGSPALRAAAAGYWERRGLATAPDAVVAGPGSKPMLFALMLAVGGDVVVPVPSWVSYAAQARLGGLRPVPVATRTGEGGVPDPGRVREAVLLARAAGHDPRCVVVTLPDNPTGTIASPATVEELAEVARELDLVIVSDEIYCDLVYDDARPGVSPAVFAPERTVVTTGLTKSLAVGGWRLGVARLPEGPLGDRVKERLLGVASQIWSSTVAPVQAAAAWAFAEPPEVVAHVAASRRLHGTVVRAVGSLFTAAGAELAPVRATSYLYPDFEAARHHLTRVHRIRDGDGLAAALGQRYGVGVLPGSAFGESPGPLRVRVATSRLYGESDARRTQALHAADPLRLPWISASLERVAEVLTDLTGVRVAPSAL; this is translated from the coding sequence ATGCCTCATCCAGCGCCGGTGACGATGTCGCCGACACTCGCCGCCGACGAGGCACTGGTCCGCCGACGGCTGGCCGGGGAGCAGGTCCTGTCCCTGGCCAGTGGGGAGATCGGCCTGCCGGTCCTGCCCGAGCTGGCGGAGCGGCTCGCGCTCGCCGCTGACCACAACGCGTACGGCCCGGTCGCCGGGAGCCCGGCGCTACGCGCCGCGGCGGCCGGCTACTGGGAGCGGCGTGGCCTGGCCACCGCCCCTGACGCGGTGGTGGCGGGGCCGGGCAGCAAGCCGATGCTGTTCGCCCTGATGCTGGCCGTCGGCGGAGACGTCGTGGTGCCGGTGCCGAGCTGGGTCAGCTACGCGGCCCAGGCCCGGCTGGGCGGGCTGCGCCCGGTCCCGGTCGCCACCCGGACGGGTGAGGGCGGTGTCCCGGACCCCGGGCGGGTCCGGGAGGCGGTGCTCCTAGCCCGGGCGGCCGGGCACGATCCACGCTGCGTGGTGGTCACGCTGCCCGACAACCCGACGGGCACGATCGCCTCTCCCGCCACGGTCGAGGAGCTCGCCGAGGTGGCCAGGGAGCTGGACCTGGTGATCGTCTCCGACGAGATCTACTGCGACCTGGTCTACGACGACGCCCGGCCGGGCGTCTCCCCGGCCGTCTTCGCACCCGAGCGCACGGTCGTCACCACCGGGCTCACCAAGAGCCTGGCGGTCGGCGGCTGGCGCCTGGGGGTGGCCAGGCTGCCCGAAGGCCCGCTGGGCGACCGGGTCAAGGAGCGCCTGCTCGGTGTGGCCAGCCAGATCTGGTCGAGCACCGTGGCGCCGGTCCAGGCCGCGGCGGCCTGGGCGTTCGCCGAGCCGCCCGAGGTCGTCGCGCACGTCGCCGCCAGCCGCAGGCTGCACGGGACGGTGGTCCGCGCCGTGGGCTCGCTGTTCACCGCGGCGGGCGCCGAGCTGGCGCCGGTCCGTGCGACCAGCTACCTGTACCCCGACTTCGAGGCAGCACGGCACCACCTCACCCGGGTCCACCGGATCCGTGACGGCGACGGCCTTGCCGCCGCGCTCGGCCAGCGCTACGGCGTCGGGGTGCTGCCCGGCTCCGCGTTCGGCGAGTCGCCCGGCCCGCTGCGCGTCCGGGTGGCAACCAGCCGCCTGTACGGAGAGAGCGACGCCCGGCGCACCCAGGCCCTGCACGCCGCCGACCCCCTGCGGCTGCCGTGGATCAGCGCCTCCCTGGAGCGCGTCGCCGAAGTCCTGACCGACCTCACCGGGGTGCGCGTCGCCCCTTCCGCCCTCTGA